Within bacterium, the genomic segment CCTACACTCACAGGGTCCTCGCCAATAACAGTACTGCCTTCAGGTAGATAAGGTGAATCAGGCGATCCCGTAGTGATATCGATATATTTTTCGCCCATCATCCCCAAACTGTTAATGGTTATCCTGGAATCTCGACGCAGACGGGCAAAGGATTCTAACCAGAGAGTCGCATGAACCTTACTATCCTTAATCTTCATCTTTTTCACCTCGCCCACTTCCAGACCGGCTAACATGACCGGGGCGTCTACTTTTAACCCGCCCACATACTTAAAGATAACCGTAATGGTGTAGCCTGGCCGGTAGAAGTGATATTCCCCGAGGCTCATTATCAGCCCGCCTAAAATGAGGAGGGCTATGGTAACAAAAAGTCCGACTTTTAGTTCAGGCCGCATCGATTGGCTCCTAATACTGTTTCGGGTTTCGAGTTAGGAGTTAGGGGTGGCAGGCGATAAGTGGCCAGCTTTGAGAAGCTGCCATCCGTAACGCCTAAATAGGTATCTACTCAAAATCTGTACCGTTTCCTAACATCTTGAACACTTGACACTTTGATTATGGCCAGCGAAAAGGCCGAATTTGCCCGCACTTGGCCGCAAAATCAGCGTTTCGGCTGACTCACTGACTGTTCAACATGTTAGGTTACACTACATATCTACTCAAAATCAAGTTAAAAAAGTAAGCTCATTACAGATTATAGTGCTATGGGTTAAGTTTCATCTCCTTTTGTACCGACGACAGCGTTGGCATAAAAGCTTCCCCTCCCTTGATGCTTATCCTTACCCACAAATTGGGTAAAAGGATGGGGTAAACAAGAGCCTGCCTTGATGAAAATCAAGGATAAACCACGAAGAGCACGAAGCACACGAAGAAAAAATTATTTAAAGATTAGGATTAAAAGATTTGTTTTATCTTCGTGCCCTTCGTGTTCTTCGTGGTTTTTAAAAGATGTGGGTAAGGATAAGCCCATCAAGGGAGAGGGAATTTTGCTTTGTCTCCCAACTAACTGCTTAACTTAGTCTTGAGCAGTTACCTAAATAGTAACCCGTAACTCGCAACCTTATTGAATCGGCCCATTGGCTTCGCCGGTAATAAACTGATGAACCAAAGGGTCTTTTGTTTGTCTTATCTGATCCGGACTCCCCACCTCTATGATTCGGCCATCGTATAACATAGCGATTCGGTCAGCAATTTGGTAAGCACTGACTATATCGTGGGTTACTACTACCGAGGTTAAAGAAAGTTTTTTTTGCAACTCTTTAATCAACCGGTTTATTCCCGCCCCCCGAATAGGGTCTATGCCGGTAGTTGGCTCATCATAAAAGATGATCTCTGGCTCAGCGGCGATAACCCTGGCCAGACCCACCCTTTTCTTCATTCCTCCGGAAAGCTCAGCCGGTTTCTTATCCTCAATGCCTTCCAACCCAACCAAGACCAATTTTTCCCTAACCACCCTGGAGATAGTGGCTTCATCCAGATCGGTATTCTCATAAAGGAAAAATCCTACATTTTGCCTCACGGTTAAGGAATCAAAAAGCGCGGCTCCCTGAAAAACCATACCGGTTCGTCTTTGAATCTTCCGCAGATCTTCCCCTTCAAGTTGGGTAATATCTTGTCCAAACACCTCAATTCGACCGCGATCGGGTTTAAGGAGTCCTATAATCAGCTTTAGTAATACACTCTTGCCCACCCCACTCTGCCCAATAACAACCATAACCTCGTTCCGTCTGATGTGCAGATCAACTCCCTTTAAAACCTGATTGCCTTCAAAGGACTTCCAGAGATCGGTTATCTTGATCATTTGAGCACAACGCCCAAAACACAGACAAAGGCAAATTTTACCATCTGTGATAGGGCCACCTGAACCCCCGATAAATAGACTTATGGCAGACTTCTTCGATCTCCCTCACCGTGGTGTCTGGCGATATGCTTTTTATGAGGGCAGAGACCCAAAAAGTCGAATAATTAGACAATTGAATTTAAAAAATATAAAAAATATTGACAATTATGGTAAGGTATGATAAGTTGCCTTTGCTGTAGCTAACATTCCAATGACAAGCTCCTTCTATATAAAGTTGGGGAAAGACCTAACAAAATGTCCCCCAAATAGCCTCCTTTCATTGGCTATTTAGAGAAGTCTGTATGTCCTATTTGACATTACCTTTATTTTTTAATCTTTGCAAAATAGCCTGCCATATATCATCCAATCTCAACTTTTTTACCCAACTTTCAATGTAACCTTTATCAATCATATCACCAGATATTTTGAGCATACTAATTATATCTCTAATATGTTTTTCTGATTCTCCTTCTTTATAATATCGCATCTTCATAATTATTACATCCTCAGGAGAGGCAAAATTTGCTTGTGTATCTTCAATTGGAGAAAACCTTTTTATCCTTGCAAACCGGCTATTATCAAAGGCATCTTTTTTACAGATAATAATATCTATTTTTAAACCAGATGCTGGATGTATAATATTAAATTGATATTTATGCCTGATTGCATCTCTTATTGCATCTTCACTTATATAAAATTCATCTGAAGGAAATAATCTTAACAATCCTGAAATATGCTGTTCCCCAATATCTGCTACTACATCAATATCATTGGTGAACCTCGGTTCTCCATAGAATATAGAAGCAATAGAACCTGTTATAAGATATTGAATTCCAAGTGATTTAAAGGCATTTACCAGATGTTTAAGTAAGTCATATTGTTCCATGGGATAATCTCCTTACTACTTCATAGTGAATTTTTTCCTCATCCCAGTTAGGATGTAAAGAAGATAGATAATTTGTTAATTGTTTCTTGGCAGATTCCCATAAATTAAATGCAATAATTAGCCTTTGCTGTGGAGTCTTTTCTCTCAATACCTCAATCATTAATTCATCTAAAACTTCAATATTTCTTTTTTCAAGATTCATAATTACCTCATCTAAAATCCAAGGTAAGCGTTCAGCCACTGGCACAAAGACACAACCTCGATGCTCGATCCTCGATGCTCGATACTCGATACTGGATACAGGATCCTTTACCAGCTTCGAGCATCCAGCATCCATGTGATGAACGGTTACAAAGATCCAGTATCCAGGATCGAGCATCCAGGATCGAGCATCGAGGATCGAGTTTGCGTCTTTGGGCCTTAGTGGCTGAACGCTTAAAATCCAAGAGCCGCTTCCTGATCCTGTCAGGAACAGGTATAAATAGTATAAGGATAATATTGCCTGATACCCAATATGGAACAGTAGAGCAAGTAAGAAGATGGATAAAAGTTCTATGAGGACTTTTCGTTAATAACTACTATACCATAAGATTAATAGAAAAGCAACCTGATTTTGAAGGCAAGGTGAGGGTTATTTTATGATGGCCAGTTTGCCGGTGGATAGAAGGCGCCAGTGGTCGCTCCCTGACGGTCGCGGCTCGGATCGGCTTTAGGATAAGCTCTTAATCTCTGAGTCTTTGTGGCTGGAAAGGTTAGATTTTACTTGACTTTTTCGCCAAAAAAAGGTATAATAGACCGGATGAAAAAAGTTATTTTCGGGGGAGTGGGACTGTTTGTTCTTTTACCGATTCTGGCGGCCGGCTTAATAATAATTACGGCTTACATTGATGCCAGATATATAGAACTCAATTGGATAAAGGTAGAAAAAGTAAGAATAAAATGTCCACCCCTGGCCGAACCATTAAAGGATGTTAGGATTGTTTTTATTGCGGATTTACACGTAAGAGGTAAGATAGGATATCGGGAGAGACGGTTAGTCAAAATTGTCAATGATTTAAAACCAGATATTATCTTACTGGGAGGCGATTATATTGTAGAAGAAGATGACCTGGAAGCTTCTCTTGAGGTCCTGGGCAACCTGCAAGCCTCTCAGGGGGTTTTTGGGATAAGGGGTGACTATGAACACGTAATTTTTGATCAAAAGGAATTAGTTCAGCGGTTGAGGAGGGCAGGAGTAATCCTCTTAATGGATGAGACCAGAAAGATTCGGATAGGAGATCGTCCTCCTTTTTACCTATTAGGAGTTGACGTTCATCGCAAAGTAATAGATGATTTGGAAAGGATAATGATTGATCTTCCGAAGGAGGCCCCTACTTTACTGCTGGTACATCAGCCGTGGGTAGTGGAACCTGCTTCTGAGATGGGTATTGATCTTGTTCTGGCGGGTGACATCCACGGTGGCCAGATGGGGATAGCCTGGATCAGGGAATTGACAGAGGATTATGCCCGGCTTAAGTATGTAAGCGGTCTCTATCAAGTGGGGAACACCCTTCTTTATGTCACGCGTGGGATAGGCTGGACCCATAAACAGATCAGATTTCTGTGTCGGCCTGAGGTGACCTTAATCAAGATAGTAAAAGATGGTTGGGCTGATAAGCCACGGGTGCCCAAAGAATTTAAGGGGAAGAGTTGGTTACAGACGGTGGCGCTCAAGGGATGGACGCGTTTTAAAGAGATAGTCGGGATACATTTGATGGATGGGGAATAGGTAATCGGTTATGGGTGATCAGGTTATGGGTGGATAGAGATCGACCGATAACTGATCACCAATTACCGGAGGCCGGAGCAGTTACAACCTGGAGACAGGGGAGAGGAGAAGTGTCTACATAATTAGACAGGGTGTTTAATTATTATACACTTATCTAACTTATTGGAAATAAAATTGTTAAGTGTAAATTTTTACCAAATGACCGAAAAAGTGTTTAAATAAATATACACAGGCTGATAGTCAAAAAAAGGGGGCCTTAATTTTTTTAGCTTTCTTACCCCAAGTTTAATAAAGAGTTAGAGGTGGGTAAATATATTTCTTTCTGACTTGGCATAAAAGTTGCTATATTTCTAAAGCAAAAGAGCAAAAGACGATGTTTATCGTTGCGGCTAAGGGCGCTTTGTCATAGGCAGCCACCTTCCTGAAAACTTCAAGTTTTCAGGAAGGTGGAGGAAGAGGTGACCAAGAGCCGAGAGGATAAACATCGCCAAGCAAAAGATGAGAGCTTGCTTAGAAGAGAGGTTTGGTGATCTACCGATGGAGACGAGTAACTATAGAAGGGCAAGTTTTGTTTTGGACCGCGATTTGTGTTTAACTATTAAAAGAGGGATTGATATTATTGTTTCCTCGCTGATGGTGATCTTATTGTCTCCATTGTTGCTGGCGATGGCTACTATTATTAAGTTGGATTCAAAGGGGTCGGCTTTATTCAGACAACAACGGGTGGGGAAGGACGGCCGTATTTTTACGATGTATAAATTTCGGACGATGAGAGTTGATGCTGAGCTGGCGAGCGGTCCCGTATGGGCTAAGAAAAATGATCCCCGGGTTACCAGAATAGGGAGTTATTTGCGAAAAACTCGAGCTGATGAATTGCCTCAGTTAATTAACGTGTTAAAAGGAGAAATGACCCTGGTAGGGCCTCGTCCGGAACGGCCGGTTTTTGTGAATGAGTTCAAACATACTATTCCAGGATATAAAGCCAGATTAAGTGTGAAACCTGGTCTGACAGGTTTAGCCCAGGTTCGCTACCGGTATGATTCTTCTATCTGTGATGTAAAGAGAAAATTGAGGTATGATTTACTTTATGTAAAACGTATGTGTCTAATGTTGGATTTAAGAATCCTTTTTCAGACGGTAGAAGTTGTTCTGACTGGAAAGGGAGCTCACTAAAAGAAGGAGGGAAGGGGTGATGGACGAGACGTTCAAAGAAGTAAAGATTT encodes:
- a CDS encoding ABC transporter ATP-binding protein, translated to MIKITDLWKSFEGNQVLKGVDLHIRRNEVMVVIGQSGVGKSVLLKLIIGLLKPDRGRIEVFGQDITQLEGEDLRKIQRRTGMVFQGAALFDSLTVRQNVGFFLYENTDLDEATISRVVREKLVLVGLEGIEDKKPAELSGGMKKRVGLARVIAAEPEIIFYDEPTTGIDPIRGAGINRLIKELQKKLSLTSVVVTHDIVSAYQIADRIAMLYDGRIIEVGSPDQIRQTKDPLVHQFITGEANGPIQ
- a CDS encoding metallophosphoesterase, giving the protein MKKVIFGGVGLFVLLPILAAGLIIITAYIDARYIELNWIKVEKVRIKCPPLAEPLKDVRIVFIADLHVRGKIGYRERRLVKIVNDLKPDIILLGGDYIVEEDDLEASLEVLGNLQASQGVFGIRGDYEHVIFDQKELVQRLRRAGVILLMDETRKIRIGDRPPFYLLGVDVHRKVIDDLERIMIDLPKEAPTLLLVHQPWVVEPASEMGIDLVLAGDIHGGQMGIAWIRELTEDYARLKYVSGLYQVGNTLLYVTRGIGWTHKQIRFLCRPEVTLIKIVKDGWADKPRVPKEFKGKSWLQTVALKGWTRFKEIVGIHLMDGE
- a CDS encoding sugar transferase, which gives rise to MRACLEERFGDLPMETSNYRRASFVLDRDLCLTIKRGIDIIVSSLMVILLSPLLLAMATIIKLDSKGSALFRQQRVGKDGRIFTMYKFRTMRVDAELASGPVWAKKNDPRVTRIGSYLRKTRADELPQLINVLKGEMTLVGPRPERPVFVNEFKHTIPGYKARLSVKPGLTGLAQVRYRYDSSICDVKRKLRYDLLYVKRMCLMLDLRILFQTVEVVLTGKGAH